In Propionispora vibrioides, a single genomic region encodes these proteins:
- the mmdA gene encoding methylmalonyl-CoA decarboxylase subunit alpha — protein sequence MSTVQEKIQDLKAKQEKVKLGGGAKRIEKQHASGKYTARERINKFFDPDTFVELDQFVTHRCVNFGMNEKELPGEGVVTGYGTVNGRLVYAFAQDFTVEGGSLGEMHAAKICKVLDLAIKMGAPVIGINDSGGARIQEAVDALSGYGKIFFRNTQASGVIPQISVIMGPCAGGAVYSPALTDFIYMVKNTSQMFITGPAVIKSVTAEEVTAEQLGGAMTHNSTSGVAHFAAENEDDCIEQIRYLLSFLPSNNLEEAPVVATEDDANRMDEELNTLLPDNPNMPYDMKDVIKAVVDNGEFYEVHEHYAQNIITCFARFDGKSVGIIANQPAVMAGCLDVNASDKSSRFIRFCDAFNIPLVNLVDVPGFLPGTDQEFGGIIRHGAKMLYAYCEATVPKITVITRKAYGGSYLAMCSQDLGADQVLAWPTAEIAVMGPAGAANIIFRKDPDVAAKTAEYVEEFATPYKAAERGFVDIVIEPKETRPRIITALNMLASKREARPAKKHGNIPL from the coding sequence ATGTCAACAGTCCAGGAAAAAATTCAGGACCTTAAAGCAAAACAGGAAAAAGTTAAGCTTGGCGGGGGCGCAAAACGTATTGAAAAGCAGCATGCTTCGGGAAAATATACAGCGCGCGAACGGATCAACAAATTCTTTGATCCCGATACCTTTGTTGAGCTTGACCAATTTGTTACACATCGTTGCGTAAACTTCGGAATGAATGAAAAAGAACTTCCCGGTGAAGGCGTTGTGACCGGTTACGGTACGGTTAACGGCCGTTTGGTCTATGCTTTTGCTCAAGACTTTACGGTGGAAGGCGGCTCCTTAGGCGAAATGCATGCTGCTAAAATTTGTAAAGTATTGGACTTGGCGATCAAAATGGGAGCACCGGTTATCGGTATTAATGATTCCGGCGGTGCCCGTATTCAGGAAGCTGTAGACGCGTTGTCCGGCTATGGCAAAATCTTTTTCCGGAATACCCAGGCTTCCGGTGTGATTCCGCAAATATCGGTTATCATGGGACCCTGTGCCGGCGGTGCCGTATACTCACCGGCGCTGACGGACTTCATCTACATGGTCAAAAATACCAGCCAGATGTTTATTACTGGACCGGCTGTTATTAAATCGGTTACGGCCGAAGAAGTGACTGCTGAACAGCTTGGCGGTGCCATGACGCACAACAGCACTTCCGGTGTGGCTCATTTTGCCGCGGAAAATGAAGATGACTGCATCGAACAGATCCGTTACTTGCTCAGCTTCCTGCCCAGCAACAACCTGGAAGAAGCGCCGGTAGTGGCTACGGAAGATGACGCCAACCGTATGGATGAAGAACTGAATACCTTGCTGCCGGATAATCCCAATATGCCTTATGATATGAAAGACGTCATCAAGGCAGTTGTCGATAATGGCGAATTTTATGAAGTTCACGAACATTATGCCCAAAATATCATCACTTGCTTTGCCCGCTTTGATGGAAAAAGCGTAGGCATTATTGCCAATCAGCCGGCTGTTATGGCAGGCTGCCTGGATGTAAACGCTTCGGATAAATCATCCCGTTTTATCCGGTTCTGCGATGCTTTCAATATTCCGCTGGTCAACCTCGTGGACGTTCCCGGCTTCCTGCCCGGTACGGACCAAGAGTTCGGCGGTATTATCCGCCACGGTGCGAAAATGCTGTATGCCTATTGTGAAGCCACTGTGCCTAAAATTACGGTCATTACCCGTAAAGCATACGGCGGTTCCTATCTGGCCATGTGTTCGCAGGATTTGGGCGCCGATCAGGTATTGGCCTGGCCGACGGCGGAAATTGCCGTTATGGGCCCTGCCGGTGCCGCCAACATTATTTTCCGTAAGGATCCTGATGTGGCTGCTAAAACGGCTGAATACGTGGAAGAATTCGCTACACCGTATAAAGCGGCAGAACGTGGTTTTGTTGATATCGTTATTGAACCGAAGGAAACCAGACCGCGTATTATCACTGCCTTGAATATGCTGGCAAGCAAACGGGAAGCACGGCCGGCGAAAAAGCATGGCAATATACCGCTATAA
- a CDS encoding acetyl-CoA hydrolase/transferase family protein, which produces MIDIQDRIRNKILLDRIVTAEEAAAIIKPNMNVGTSGFTPAGYPKAVPMALAKRISKEHFQINLWTGASVGQELDGSLAAVNGIARRMPYQTNGDLRKSLNSGKVNYFDLHLSESAQLTRYGFFGGKVDVAIVEACAITEEGHLIPTTSMGNTASYVQSADIVIVEINTSQPLALEGMHDVYVPLDPPHRQPIPIVKVDDRIGTPYIPCGLDKIKYIVPCDIPDDVRDFAPIDDNSKTMSELAIEFFKHEIKAGRLPKDLLPLQSGVGSVANAVISGFVDSDFKNLEVYTEVIQDGMLDLADAGKLKFASGTSFSPSPEGQKRLYANIEKYRSKMMLRPQEIANSPEIARRIGIIAMNTAIEFDIYGHVNSTHIMGSKMMNGIGGSGDFARNAYLTLFFSTSVAKGGLISSVVPMCSHIDHTEHDVDVFITERGLADVRGLSPRERARVIIEKCAHPDYQPMLTDYLDRAEKATKFAHTPHLLDEALSWHARFLQTGTMKK; this is translated from the coding sequence ATGATTGACATTCAAGATCGCATACGCAACAAAATATTATTAGACAGAATTGTTACTGCTGAAGAAGCAGCGGCAATTATAAAGCCTAATATGAATGTGGGGACAAGCGGTTTTACGCCGGCCGGCTATCCTAAGGCGGTGCCCATGGCGTTAGCGAAAAGAATTTCTAAAGAGCATTTTCAAATTAATTTATGGACGGGTGCTTCCGTAGGTCAGGAACTGGACGGTTCGCTGGCGGCAGTAAACGGAATCGCCAGAAGAATGCCTTACCAAACTAATGGCGACTTGCGTAAGTCTTTAAATAGCGGTAAGGTAAATTATTTTGACCTTCACCTTAGCGAATCGGCTCAATTGACACGCTACGGTTTTTTTGGCGGTAAAGTGGATGTAGCTATTGTTGAAGCCTGTGCCATTACCGAGGAGGGTCATCTGATCCCCACTACGTCAATGGGCAATACTGCCTCTTATGTACAAAGCGCTGATATTGTTATTGTTGAAATCAACACTTCCCAGCCGCTGGCCTTGGAAGGCATGCATGACGTGTATGTACCGCTTGATCCGCCGCACCGTCAACCGATTCCGATTGTCAAGGTAGATGACCGCATTGGTACGCCTTACATACCCTGTGGCCTAGATAAAATAAAATACATCGTTCCCTGTGATATTCCGGACGATGTACGCGATTTTGCCCCGATTGACGATAATTCCAAAACTATGTCCGAATTGGCCATTGAATTTTTCAAACATGAAATTAAAGCGGGCCGCTTGCCGAAGGATCTGTTGCCGCTGCAATCCGGCGTAGGTTCGGTAGCCAATGCGGTTATTTCCGGTTTTGTCGATTCCGATTTTAAAAATCTCGAAGTATATACGGAAGTTATTCAAGACGGCATGCTGGACTTGGCCGATGCCGGTAAATTGAAGTTTGCCTCGGGAACTTCCTTCTCGCCTTCACCGGAGGGTCAGAAACGTCTGTATGCCAATATTGAAAAATACCGGAGCAAAATGATGTTAAGACCGCAAGAAATTGCCAACAGTCCGGAGATTGCCCGTCGCATCGGTATTATCGCGATGAATACGGCGATTGAATTTGATATTTACGGACATGTCAACTCGACCCATATTATGGGAAGCAAGATGATGAACGGTATTGGCGGATCCGGGGATTTTGCCCGTAATGCATATCTTACTTTATTCTTTTCCACTTCGGTGGCCAAAGGAGGTCTTATTTCATCCGTCGTTCCCATGTGTTCGCATATTGACCATACCGAACATGATGTCGACGTGTTCATTACTGAACGCGGTCTGGCGGATGTCCGCGGCCTGAGTCCTCGTGAAAGAGCCCGGGTGATTATTGAAAAATGTGCGCATCCCGATTATCAGCCCATGCTGACGGATTACTTGGATAGAGCTGAAAAGGCCACTAAGTTTGCACATACACCGCACCTTCTGGATGAGGCTCTGTCTTGGCATGCTAGGTTTTTACAAACCGGGACTATGAAAAAATAA
- a CDS encoding cobalamin B12-binding domain-containing protein: protein MEKRIRVLVAKPGLDGHDRGAKVVARALRDAGFEVIYTGLRQTPEQIAEAALQEDVNVVALSLLSGAHTHLFPKVVNLLRDKGMSDVLVLGGGVIPDADIPALKEAGVAEVFTPGTATQTIVDFINTKLN from the coding sequence ATGGAAAAACGTATAAGAGTATTGGTGGCAAAACCAGGTCTTGATGGTCATGACCGTGGTGCTAAGGTAGTAGCGCGTGCATTAAGAGATGCAGGCTTTGAGGTAATTTATACAGGACTTAGACAGACCCCGGAACAAATCGCCGAAGCGGCTCTGCAGGAAGACGTAAACGTAGTTGCTTTGAGCTTGTTGTCAGGCGCTCATACTCATCTGTTCCCGAAAGTGGTTAACCTGCTTCGTGACAAAGGGATGAGCGATGTACTGGTGCTTGGTGGCGGCGTTATTCCCGATGCCGACATCCCGGCCTTGAAGGAAGCTGGCGTGGCGGAAGTATTTACTCCCGGCACGGCCACGCAAACCATTGTCGATTTCATCAACACCAAATTGAACTAG
- the mce gene encoding methylmalonyl-CoA epimerase: MFEVLKVDHIGIAVKDLEQAKKFYTEVLGMKAMGEEVVEQQKVKVCFIPSGDSEVELLESTAPDGPIAKFIEKNGEGIQHIALRVDNIENALADLKEKGVRLIDEKPRYGAGGASIAFVHPKATGGILLELSERK, encoded by the coding sequence ATGTTTGAAGTACTTAAAGTGGACCATATAGGTATCGCCGTTAAAGATCTGGAACAGGCGAAAAAGTTTTATACCGAAGTATTGGGAATGAAGGCTATGGGGGAAGAAGTTGTTGAGCAGCAAAAGGTAAAAGTCTGCTTTATTCCTAGCGGTGACAGCGAAGTGGAGTTGTTGGAATCGACTGCTCCGGACGGCCCGATTGCTAAATTTATTGAAAAGAACGGGGAAGGTATCCAGCATATCGCTCTTCGTGTCGACAACATTGAAAATGCGTTGGCCGACCTCAAAGAAAAAGGCGTTCGCCTGATTGATGAGAAGCCGCGTTATGGTGCCGGCGGCGCCAGTATTGCTTTCGTTCATCCTAAAGCAACTGGCGGAATTTTGCTGGAGCTTTCGGAACGTAAATAG
- the meaB gene encoding methylmalonyl Co-A mutase-associated GTPase MeaB, whose amino-acid sequence MDIVKDLLAGSRLALSRAITAVENEYDHAVQIMQQIYPHTGNAYVIGITGPPGAGKSTLTDKLAREYRRRGKTVGIVAIDPTSPFSGGAILGDRIRMNELTLDEGVFIRSMGTRGSLGGLSHKTGEVVKLMDAAGKDIVIVETVGVGQSEVDVAKTADTTLVVLVPGLGDDIQAIKAGILEIGDIFAINKADREGVDRLYVELEMMLDLNQYKVDWRPPIKKVIASQNQGITELADTIDKHAAWSEETGERAVRRGKRVKDELIAMLNSQIGRYIINKMTVSGEFDQLIKQVEAREQDPYTAVDGILKAILR is encoded by the coding sequence GTGGATATTGTAAAGGATTTATTAGCCGGTTCGCGGCTGGCCCTGTCACGGGCGATTACGGCCGTGGAAAATGAATATGATCACGCTGTGCAGATTATGCAGCAAATTTATCCCCATACCGGTAATGCCTATGTCATTGGCATTACCGGGCCGCCGGGGGCGGGAAAGAGTACTTTGACCGACAAGTTGGCCCGGGAATACCGTCGCCGCGGTAAGACGGTGGGCATTGTGGCCATTGATCCGACCAGTCCTTTTTCCGGTGGCGCTATTTTAGGCGACCGCATCCGGATGAATGAACTGACACTGGACGAGGGTGTTTTTATCCGCAGTATGGGAACCCGCGGCAGCTTGGGTGGTTTATCCCATAAGACCGGTGAAGTGGTTAAGCTGATGGATGCCGCCGGCAAGGATATCGTGATTGTGGAAACGGTAGGCGTGGGACAGTCGGAAGTGGATGTCGCCAAGACGGCAGACACGACACTGGTTGTTCTGGTTCCCGGTCTCGGTGACGATATTCAGGCCATCAAAGCCGGGATTTTGGAAATTGGCGATATTTTTGCCATCAATAAGGCAGACCGGGAAGGCGTAGACCGGTTATATGTCGAATTGGAAATGATGCTGGACTTGAATCAGTACAAAGTTGATTGGCGTCCCCCGATCAAAAAGGTCATTGCATCACAAAACCAGGGAATTACCGAACTGGCGGATACCATTGATAAGCACGCCGCCTGGTCGGAAGAAACCGGTGAAAGGGCGGTTCGTCGTGGCAAACGGGTAAAAGATGAACTGATTGCCATGTTGAATTCGCAGATTGGCCGGTATATTATAAATAAAATGACCGTTTCCGGGGAATTTGATCAACTGATCAAACAAGTGGAAGCGCGGGAACAGGACCCGTACACTGCTGTGGATGGGATTTTGAAAGCGATATTGCGCTAA
- a CDS encoding O-antigen ligase family protein yields MYKQYSTSKWIYNLDFFIEHCIMAVAFFLPLSLDITSVFLAVGGFMWLVKMVITRRLDTKATVFDGMILFFVIWSGFSIQSSPDPGYSSYNYFQLMSRYVLLYYLVVNHIHSPEQLKRVLKLMVLSSCLVSLYGFYQYFHGLDISKLDWVDDSQFPELKTRVFSTLHNPNLLAGFLVIMAAVTTGIVCGLKRARDKFFLSVIVSMLGLCLVFTYSRGAWVSILVVIIIYSVFYSRKLFWLLLIIPLLMLCGQHTAWERVLSIFNPTDTSSSLRMALWESTLAMIHDKPLFGVGWGAYWLAYPDYDFYIHDPATTIFHAHNMYLAVAAETGIPGLLAFMGILYGHMAAAFKMAVQGRSKWLSGIMLGMVAAMASIVIGGLTDYILFNIQMSMLFWLINGLIVAAWRIHHSSFATPYKF; encoded by the coding sequence GTGTACAAACAATATAGCACTAGTAAATGGATATATAATCTGGACTTTTTTATTGAGCACTGCATTATGGCGGTTGCCTTTTTTTTGCCGCTCTCACTGGATATTACCAGTGTATTTTTGGCAGTTGGCGGTTTTATGTGGCTGGTAAAAATGGTGATTACCAGACGACTGGACACAAAAGCCACTGTTTTCGACGGAATGATTTTGTTTTTTGTCATATGGTCCGGTTTTTCAATTCAAAGTTCTCCTGATCCCGGTTATAGTTCGTATAACTATTTTCAGTTGATGAGCCGGTATGTGCTGCTCTACTATTTGGTGGTCAATCACATTCATTCTCCCGAGCAGTTGAAGCGGGTGCTTAAATTGATGGTGCTGTCTTCCTGCCTGGTTTCTCTATACGGCTTTTATCAATATTTTCATGGTCTTGATATATCCAAGCTGGACTGGGTGGACGACAGCCAATTTCCCGAACTAAAAACGCGGGTATTTTCTACCTTACATAATCCCAATCTATTGGCCGGGTTTCTGGTCATTATGGCGGCCGTAACCACCGGCATTGTTTGCGGTCTAAAACGGGCTAGGGATAAGTTTTTCTTATCGGTTATTGTTAGCATGCTGGGGCTGTGCCTGGTTTTCACCTATTCACGGGGTGCCTGGGTCAGCATACTGGTTGTCATTATCATCTATAGTGTTTTTTACAGCCGCAAGCTTTTCTGGCTGCTGCTGATTATCCCTCTGCTGATGCTCTGCGGTCAGCATACAGCCTGGGAGCGGGTGCTGTCGATCTTTAATCCGACCGATACTTCTTCGTCACTGCGCATGGCTCTGTGGGAAAGTACGCTGGCCATGATTCACGACAAGCCGCTGTTTGGAGTCGGCTGGGGAGCTTATTGGCTGGCTTACCCCGATTATGATTTTTACATTCATGATCCGGCGACGACCATTTTTCATGCTCATAACATGTACCTGGCGGTTGCGGCGGAAACAGGTATTCCGGGCCTGCTGGCATTTATGGGAATCCTTTACGGACATATGGCGGCGGCCTTTAAGATGGCCGTTCAGGGGAGATCGAAATGGCTGTCCGGCATTATGCTGGGCATGGTGGCGGCGATGGCCAGTATTGTCATCGGCGGATTAACCGATTACATTTTGTTTAATATTCAGATGTCTATGTTGTTCTGGTTGATCAATGGGTTGATTGTCGCCGCTTGGCGCATCCATCACAGCTCTTTTGCCACGCCTTACAAATTTTGA
- a CDS encoding redox-sensing transcriptional repressor Rex, translating to MKEDSIIISKATIDRLPLYFRTLRLLQREDVEIISSEELGRRLGITPEQIRKDLASFGQFGKKGVGYYVKELLRNIGDILGLHCNWNFAIIGVGHLGWALANYRHFSSLGFNLAAIFDVDPTKIGLHINGVQVFHLDDMEKIVQEKNIHIGIIAVPEAHAQEVADKLVVSGIRGIWNFAPRKIRVPGSIYVIDEDLSVGLSSLSYYLARKTPPKQQI from the coding sequence TTGAAAGAAGACTCCATCATTATTTCGAAAGCGACGATTGACCGTCTGCCGCTATATTTTCGTACGTTGCGCCTGTTGCAACGGGAAGATGTGGAGATCATATCTTCGGAGGAGTTGGGCCGCCGGCTGGGAATTACGCCGGAACAGATCAGGAAGGATTTGGCTTCCTTCGGACAGTTTGGCAAAAAAGGTGTCGGCTATTATGTAAAAGAACTTTTGCGTAATATTGGCGATATACTGGGACTGCACTGCAACTGGAATTTTGCGATTATCGGCGTAGGCCATCTGGGCTGGGCCTTGGCCAACTATCGCCACTTTTCTTCGTTAGGCTTTAATCTGGCAGCGATCTTTGATGTTGACCCCACTAAGATCGGCCTACATATCAATGGTGTTCAGGTGTTTCACCTGGATGACATGGAGAAAATTGTGCAGGAGAAGAATATTCACATTGGCATTATTGCCGTTCCGGAAGCTCATGCCCAGGAAGTGGCTGATAAACTGGTAGTGTCCGGCATCCGGGGGATTTGGAATTTTGCGCCCCGTAAAATCCGTGTCCCCGGCAGCATTTATGTTATTGATGAGGATTTGTCCGTCGGGTTGAGCAGCCTGTCTTATTACCTGGCGCGAAAAACGCCGCCGAAACAACAAATATAA
- a CDS encoding acyl-CoA mutase large subunit family protein: MSTNVEQLKEKKAAYDAKVEKALAKFPERKNLEPNRLYTPLDVTEFDYEKDLGFPGEFPFTRGVQPTMYRGRFWTMRQYAGFATAEESNKRYKFLLDAGQTGLSVAFDLPTQIGYDSDDAISEGEVGKVGVAIDSLADMETLFDGIPLDKVSTSMTINAPASVLLAMYIAVAEKQGVTPDKLNGTIQNDILKEYAARGTYIFPPKPSMRLITNIFEYCSKNVPNWNTISISGYHIREAGSTAAQEIAFTIADGIAYVEAAIKAGLNVDDFAGRLSFFWNAHNNVLEEVAKFRASRRIWAKVMKERFKAQKPKSWMLRFHTQTAGSMLTAQQPENNIVRVALQTVAAVLGGTQSLHTNSKDEALALPTEDSVRIALRTQQIVAYESGIADTIDPLAGSYYIEALTNKLEEEALAYIQKIDDMGGAPVAIEKGYIQKEIQDSAYKYQMEVETKKRIVVGVNQFQIEEKPVEGLLRVDPSVGVGQKAKLGELRAKRDNAVVEAKLAALAAACKDEHTNLMPIILDAVRAYATLGEICNVMRSVFGEYEAHVSL, encoded by the coding sequence GTGAGTACGAATGTTGAACAGTTAAAAGAAAAAAAAGCAGCCTATGATGCTAAAGTTGAGAAAGCCTTAGCCAAATTTCCTGAGCGGAAGAATCTGGAGCCTAACAGATTGTATACGCCACTGGACGTTACCGAATTTGATTATGAAAAGGATCTTGGTTTCCCGGGCGAATTCCCATTTACCCGCGGCGTACAGCCGACCATGTATCGCGGCCGTTTCTGGACCATGCGTCAGTATGCCGGCTTTGCTACGGCGGAAGAATCCAACAAACGTTATAAGTTCCTGCTGGATGCCGGCCAAACCGGTCTTTCCGTAGCTTTTGACTTGCCGACCCAGATCGGTTACGACTCGGACGATGCCATTTCCGAAGGAGAAGTTGGCAAGGTGGGTGTGGCTATCGACTCGCTGGCCGATATGGAAACCTTGTTTGACGGGATTCCTTTGGACAAAGTATCGACGTCCATGACCATCAACGCACCGGCATCGGTTTTGCTGGCCATGTATATTGCTGTGGCTGAAAAACAAGGGGTAACTCCTGATAAATTAAACGGTACTATCCAAAACGACATCCTGAAAGAGTATGCGGCACGCGGTACTTACATATTCCCGCCGAAACCTTCCATGCGTCTGATTACCAATATTTTTGAATATTGCTCGAAGAATGTTCCTAACTGGAACACCATCTCTATCTCCGGCTACCATATCCGTGAAGCTGGTTCCACGGCTGCGCAGGAAATCGCCTTTACGATTGCCGACGGTATCGCCTATGTAGAAGCGGCTATTAAAGCAGGCCTCAACGTAGATGATTTTGCCGGCAGACTTTCCTTCTTCTGGAATGCCCATAACAATGTGCTGGAAGAAGTGGCTAAATTCCGTGCATCCCGCCGCATTTGGGCTAAAGTTATGAAAGAACGTTTCAAAGCGCAAAAACCCAAATCCTGGATGCTGCGTTTCCACACGCAAACAGCCGGATCCATGCTGACTGCTCAACAACCGGAAAACAATATTGTCCGTGTTGCACTGCAGACGGTAGCCGCCGTATTGGGCGGAACCCAATCCTTGCACACCAACTCGAAAGATGAAGCTCTGGCCCTGCCGACCGAAGATTCGGTACGCATTGCACTGAGAACTCAGCAGATTGTTGCCTATGAAAGCGGCATTGCCGATACCATTGACCCGTTGGCCGGTTCTTACTATATCGAAGCTCTGACTAACAAACTGGAGGAAGAAGCCCTGGCTTATATCCAAAAGATTGATGATATGGGCGGCGCTCCTGTGGCTATTGAAAAAGGCTACATCCAAAAAGAAATCCAGGACAGCGCTTACAAATATCAAATGGAAGTGGAAACCAAAAAACGCATTGTTGTTGGCGTAAACCAATTCCAGATCGAAGAGAAACCGGTAGAAGGCTTGCTGCGGGTTGACCCGTCCGTCGGCGTAGGACAAAAAGCCAAATTGGGCGAATTGCGGGCAAAACGCGACAATGCTGTGGTTGAAGCCAAATTGGCAGCCTTGGCTGCAGCCTGCAAAGATGAGCATACCAACTTAATGCCTATTATTTTGGATGCTGTCAGAGCCTATGCAACACTCGGCGAAATCTGCAATGTAATGCGCAGCGTGTTCGGTGAATATGAGGCCCATGTAAGCCTGTAA